One Sulfolobus sp. S-194 DNA segment encodes these proteins:
- a CDS encoding ATP-binding protein has product MILSEDFISSVKDKMEKAKALAITLGTIIGRVAKYIPNRIDEENNIVNIILDAQTYYKYPFLGRIGILLGAIDIKTLYFILLRVVGYERSDVSSLLFSDSPLLSVNETNDEEPSSLVSNVVIKCEMLTKINVLESTEPEAADIIIEPQSPVILPNPDIIERALDTNRGLLRLGFLDSPENKIKVSISLDDLNYHMLVLGTTGAGKTSFVKDLIAGIYKVTEDTKVFIFDATGDYYHLFLPPDKSNKLVNESLSMFENLYSRINDIKLGIIYPVSRKWLKKYTDGKKDLLSITSSYYKLYVEPIINYLKRKGFNFYISVNPGSIVISNSEWKAETHIFPFYFRFNDVKKLIHRLNPYFSEQATQFLKILIKKKGSEFNSLDDLIEAMNTDDIEKLSIHKSTKENIIRGLYLLKETGLFDVGVKKEPLKKILQDSHKLLVLDLYNSELDDFSQKIISYYFLDKIFELRELNMKKGNLKDRLVLIIDEAHKFFPSSKGSEDDANYVKRVAGKISTMMRLGRRRRVGFIFSTHNPNDLSDIIVQLANTKVIFRIKPEVAENLGLSRSDAKILSWEKNGVAYLLSPWLREGKIKIRVPVPPPLGHYDLSKAG; this is encoded by the coding sequence ATGATATTGTCTGAGGACTTTATATCTTCAGTAAAAGATAAGATGGAAAAAGCTAAAGCTTTGGCTATAACGCTAGGAACTATCATAGGTAGAGTAGCAAAATATATTCCAAATAGAATTGATGAAGAAAATAATATTGTAAATATAATCTTAGACGCTCAGACGTATTATAAGTATCCATTTCTAGGAAGGATAGGAATTCTTTTAGGAGCTATTGACATTAAAACCCTTTATTTTATCCTTTTGAGAGTAGTTGGTTATGAGCGAAGTGACGTATCATCATTATTATTTTCAGATTCGCCCTTGCTCTCAGTAAATGAGACAAATGATGAAGAACCAAGTTCATTAGTATCGAACGTTGTAATTAAGTGCGAAATGCTAACTAAAATAAACGTTCTTGAATCTACAGAACCAGAAGCAGCAGATATAATAATTGAACCACAGTCACCTGTGATTTTACCTAACCCAGATATAATAGAAAGGGCTTTAGATACTAATAGGGGTCTTCTAAGACTAGGCTTTCTTGATTCTCCAGAAAATAAAATCAAAGTTAGTATTAGCTTGGATGATCTCAATTACCACATGTTAGTTTTAGGGACTACTGGTGCCGGAAAAACGTCCTTTGTAAAAGATCTAATAGCTGGAATATATAAAGTCACTGAAGATACAAAAGTTTTTATATTTGATGCAACTGGTGATTATTATCATCTCTTTTTGCCTCCAGATAAGAGTAATAAGTTAGTGAATGAAAGTCTTTCTATGTTTGAGAATTTATATTCTAGAATCAATGATATAAAATTAGGGATTATATATCCTGTCTCTAGAAAATGGCTAAAGAAATACACAGATGGCAAAAAGGATTTATTATCTATAACTTCCTCGTACTATAAGCTGTATGTAGAACCAATTATAAATTATCTTAAAAGGAAAGGCTTTAACTTTTATATATCCGTTAATCCTGGGAGTATTGTTATTAGTAATAGTGAATGGAAAGCAGAAACTCATATCTTCCCCTTTTATTTTAGATTTAACGATGTAAAGAAATTAATACATAGGTTAAATCCGTATTTTTCTGAGCAAGCAACTCAATTTCTCAAAATATTGATAAAGAAAAAAGGAAGCGAATTCAACTCTTTAGATGATTTAATAGAAGCTATGAATACTGATGATATAGAGAAGCTTAGTATACACAAAAGTACAAAGGAAAACATCATACGAGGTTTATACTTACTAAAAGAAACTGGATTATTTGATGTAGGCGTAAAAAAAGAACCCTTAAAGAAAATATTGCAAGATTCTCATAAGCTATTGGTTCTAGATTTATATAATAGTGAATTAGATGATTTTTCCCAAAAAATAATATCATATTATTTTCTAGATAAGATATTCGAACTTAGAGAGCTTAATATGAAGAAGGGCAATCTTAAGGACAGATTAGTCCTCATCATTGATGAGGCTCATAAATTTTTCCCATCGAGTAAGGGTAGTGAAGATGATGCAAACTATGTTAAAAGAGTAGCAGGAAAAATATCAACAATGATGAGACTTGGAAGAAGGAGAAGAGTGGGTTTTATTTTCTCTACGCATAATCCCAATGATCTTTCTGATATAATTGTGCAATTAGCAAACACTAAGGTGATTTTCAGAATTAAGCCTGAGGTAGCTGAAAATTTAGGATTATCGAGGAGCGATGCGAAAATTTTAAGCTGGGAAAAAAATGGCGTTGCATATTTATTATCTCCATGGTTAAGAGAGGGAAAAATTAAAATACGAGTTCCAGTACCACCTCCTTTAGGGCATTACGATTTATCTAAGGCTGGTTAA
- a CDS encoding acyl-CoA thioesterase produces the protein MFYLRIYNTKVTTKRLIHYENTNFLGRLHGGDMLNFLVDTGMISAMKVARGLAVIASIDDVVFKKPIMLGDIIDIEAEVDYVGNTSMEVSMRAIKVDEVLVEAFATYVKVDEFLRPTIVENKVYAESNEELERYNKALKRRQERAENIKDRLRKRYDTSDPTYGLRYRTESTYFVTPDMTYDGRIISAGKLLKLMDDIGGALCLNYISEEGAVVTVSINSTSFYTPIRLSDIIKIRAGISYVGSTSFEVILNVIRLDPRNFVEEHVTTAYFNYVRIDKSGRPTKVKEYTPITEREKQAYQEAIERRKKFLKS, from the coding sequence GTGTTTTATTTGAGAATCTATAATACTAAGGTAACAACTAAAAGGCTCATTCATTATGAAAATACTAATTTCTTAGGTAGATTGCATGGAGGAGATATGCTGAATTTTCTTGTAGATACTGGAATGATTTCGGCAATGAAAGTGGCTAGAGGTTTAGCTGTAATAGCCTCAATTGATGATGTTGTATTTAAAAAACCCATAATGCTAGGTGATATAATAGATATTGAGGCTGAAGTAGATTACGTAGGTAATACTTCAATGGAAGTGTCTATGAGGGCTATTAAGGTAGACGAAGTATTAGTAGAAGCTTTTGCTACATATGTTAAGGTTGATGAATTTCTAAGACCAACTATTGTAGAGAATAAAGTTTATGCAGAAAGTAATGAAGAGTTAGAAAGGTATAATAAAGCATTAAAAAGAAGGCAAGAAAGGGCGGAAAATATTAAGGATAGATTAAGAAAGAGATATGATACCTCAGATCCTACATATGGGTTAAGGTATAGAACTGAATCAACGTATTTTGTAACTCCAGATATGACTTATGATGGAAGAATAATTTCAGCTGGCAAATTGCTTAAATTAATGGATGATATTGGTGGTGCATTATGTCTCAATTATATATCAGAAGAAGGTGCGGTAGTTACAGTCTCTATTAATAGCACTAGCTTTTATACTCCCATAAGACTTTCAGATATTATAAAAATAAGAGCTGGAATTTCTTATGTAGGTAGCACTTCTTTTGAAGTGATACTAAATGTGATAAGATTAGATCCTAGGAATTTTGTAGAAGAGCACGTAACCACAGCATATTTTAATTATGTTAGAATAGATAAATCCGGAAGGCCAACTAAGGTAAAGGAATACACTCCAATAACAGAAAGAGAAAAACAAGCATATCAAGAAGCTATAGAAAGGCGTAAAAAATTTCTTAAATCATAA
- a CDS encoding alcohol dehydrogenase catalytic domain-containing protein, translated as MKALIFEKSGIENLKISNVKEPTLGPHDVLVKVKMAGINPIDYFVVNYIPVTPMPHIPGAEIYGEVVKVGDHVKSINIGDKVVVYNRVFDGKCDMCLQGMEQLCRNGGIISIITNGGFSEYFSVSEQNLVKVEGINDEIAASLPVAALTAYHALNSVQVFGKTVVVFGASGNTGQFAVQFAKMMGGYVIAVSNKSWVKEFGADEVVSYDKVEEKVKELTNGRMADIVINSVGSSVWGKSLSLLGLNGKLLFFGGITGSNVSLDLGVIYGKHASLLGTTGGNRKELVELASMAKKLKVKVWKVTKLEEGKEALEDLFNKNRDGRILIKIE; from the coding sequence ATGAAAGCCTTAATTTTTGAGAAATCAGGAATTGAAAACCTAAAAATATCTAATGTAAAAGAACCAACCTTAGGTCCACACGATGTCCTTGTAAAAGTAAAAATGGCTGGAATTAATCCTATTGATTATTTTGTAGTCAACTATATACCAGTAACTCCTATGCCACATATCCCTGGTGCAGAAATATATGGTGAAGTCGTTAAAGTGGGGGATCACGTAAAAAGTATAAACATAGGTGATAAGGTAGTAGTGTACAATAGAGTATTTGATGGAAAGTGCGATATGTGTCTACAAGGTATGGAACAATTATGTAGAAATGGTGGAATAATTAGCATAATAACTAATGGTGGTTTTTCGGAGTATTTTTCTGTTTCAGAACAGAATCTTGTAAAAGTTGAAGGGATTAATGACGAGATAGCTGCAAGTTTACCAGTAGCTGCATTAACTGCTTATCATGCATTAAACTCTGTACAAGTATTTGGAAAAACTGTAGTAGTTTTCGGTGCTAGTGGAAATACTGGACAATTTGCAGTTCAATTTGCTAAAATGATGGGAGGTTATGTTATCGCAGTAAGTAACAAAAGTTGGGTTAAAGAATTTGGTGCGGATGAAGTAGTTAGTTATGATAAGGTGGAGGAGAAAGTGAAAGAACTGACTAATGGAAGAATGGCAGATATAGTTATAAATTCGGTTGGATCATCCGTTTGGGGTAAAAGTCTATCACTTCTAGGGTTAAATGGAAAACTCTTGTTCTTTGGAGGTATAACAGGTAGTAATGTAAGTTTAGATTTAGGAGTAATTTACGGAAAACATGCTAGCTTATTAGGAACTACAGGAGGTAACAGGAAGGAGTTAGTAGAATTAGCATCTATGGCTAAGAAATTGAAAGTAAAAGTATGGAAAGTAACAAAACTGGAAGAAGGAAAAGAAGCCTTAGAGGATTTGTTTAACAAAAATAGAGATGGAAGAATATTAATAAAAATTGAATAA